The following coding sequences are from one Purpureocillium takamizusanense chromosome 14, complete sequence window:
- a CDS encoding Tyrosinase (COG:S~EggNog:ENOG503NZ92~SECRETED:SignalP(1-26~SECRETED:cutsite=CQG-YD~SECRETED:prob=0.5230)): MLRAATHPVLLVTILAIAIPLACCQGYDFGVDVSRLTRRQTASPILVGKLPLATNGTIPVRQEIRQMRADKHKWDLFILSMSMFQTADQQDPLSYYQVTGIHGVPFVSWNGVEASSGASQSGYCPHNSVLFPTWHRPYLALYEQQLYTMANAIAALFTNATERRLYQIAASDFRAPYWDWSQSPPPGETHLPDVFWSPIIAQSGPNGIQNIKNPLFSYHFHPLDEDALIWNPLKQWNETKRGPELAVSITSPPSNNSKVNDALLSKLPEIQQRLYVLFSSYHDYNAFSNKAWAPSQGLSMMDSIESIHDMIHIYGGSKGHMTYVPLSAFDPLFFFHHIMTDRLIAIWQMLNPSAWITPMPAGETTFTAIKGTIQTSKTPLTPFYFASDGTFWDSDMSRITEVFGYTYADTDPSRGSEDAIRHSLIDKINKWYGSSSPLGQMAIAQHGGGQPRPLGHAAKAGVQSGAFRPNIQLSAQNPSSARLIKNGGYTEWTANVRVNTEAVDGSYSVYFFLGQPPPNALDWESAQNLAGSVGMFSMKHTNGSQSKISGALPLTSAVMKMVAAGYIADLSPTAVVPFLSETLEFRILGSNEREIEAETVEGLHVVISSADVKIPRAKELPTWGRSKTRLEMWV; encoded by the exons ATGCTGCGAGCAGCGACACACCCCGTTCTCCTTGTcaccatcctcgccatcgcaATCCCTTTGGCTTGCTGTCAGGGATATGACTTCGGTGTCGATGTCTCTCGTCTCACTCGGCGGCAGACCGCCAGCCCGATCCTGGTCGGCAAACTGCCGCTGGCCACCAACGGTACCATTCCGGTTCGGCAGGAGATTCGACAGATGAGGGCAGACAAACACAAATGGGACCTCTTCATTCTTTCCATGAGCATGTTTCAAACTGCTGATCAACAAGACCCTTTGTCCTATTACCAAGTCACTG GCATACACGGCGTCCCATTCGTTTCATGGAACGGTGTCGAGGCCTCTTCTGGGGCCAGTCAATCCGGATACTGCCCTCATAACTCGGTTCTCTTTCCCACATGGCACCGACCATATCTAGCACTCTACGAG CAACAATTGTATACAAtggccaacgccatcgcggCATTGTTTACGAATGCCACCGAAAGACGGCTGTACCAAATTGCGGCCTCAGATTTTCGTGCTCCTTACTGGGATTGGTCCCAAAGCCCGCCTCCTGGAGAGACACATCTCCCAGACGTATTTTGGAGTCCCATCATCGCTCAAAGCGGTCCTAATGGCATTCAAAACATCAAGAATCCGTTATTTTCCTACCATTTCCATCCTCTTGACGAAGACGCGCTCATTTGGAATCCG CTCAAGCAGTGGAACGAGACGAAAAGAGGGCCCGAACTGGCAGTCAGTATCACATCGCCGCCTTCCAACAACTCCAAAGTCAACGACGCGCTATTATCCAAGCTACCCGAAATCCAGCAGCGTCTCTATGTCTTGTTCTCGAGTTACCATGACTATAATGCATTCAGCAACAAGGCCTGGGCCCCATCACAAGGTCTATCAATGATGGACTCTATCGAGTCCATACATGACATGATTCACATATACGGCGGATCCAAGGGCCACATGACATATGTCCCGCTGTCCGCCTTTGATCCTTTGTTTTTCTTTCACCATATTATGACGGATCGTCTCATAGCCATATGGCAGATGCTTAACCCGTCCGCGTGGATCACACCGATGCCAGCGGGCGAGACCACATTCACTGCAATCAAGGGAACGATCCAAACATCCAAGACACCCCTAACCCCATTCTACTTCGCCTCAGATGGCACGTTCTGGGACTCCGACATGTCGAGGATCACAGAGGTATTCGGCTATACGTATGCAGATACTGACCCCTCTCGCGGATCTGAGGATGCCATCCGCCACTCACTAATCGACAAGATCAACAAGTGGTACGGCTCGTCCAGCCCCCTCGGTCAAATGGCAATCGCTCAGCACGGAGGTGGTCAGCCGAGGCCTTTAGGACATGCCGCCAAAGCGGGCGTCCAAAGCGGTGCTTTCAGACCAAACATCCAGTTGAGCGCTCAAAACCCCTCGAGCGCACGCCTGATCAAGAACGGCGGGTATACAGAATGGACCGCCAATGTTCGCGTCAACACAGAGGCTGTTGATGGATCATACTCGGTCTATTTTTTCTTGGGGCAGCCGCCACCAAATGCGCTCGATTGGGAATCGGCTCAGAACTTGGCAGGCTCCGTGGGCATGTTTTCGATGAAGCACACCAACGGGTCACAGTCCAAGATTTCGGGGGCATTGCCGTTGACCTCGGCTGTGATGAAGATGGTCGCAGCGGGGTACATTGCAGATTTGTCACCAACTGCAGTGGTACCGTTCCTCAGCGAGACGTTAGAGTTTCGCATCCTGGGGAGCAACGAGCGGGAGATTGAGGCAGAGACGGTAGAGGGGCTTCATGTTGTTATCAGCAGCG